The Amyelois transitella isolate CPQ chromosome 7, ilAmyTran1.1, whole genome shotgun sequence genomic sequence GCAGTATCTGTAAAAGAGGTAATCGAAAACATCTATCGCAAAAAATGCTTTAAGTgtcatattttatcattatgttAGATTTTTGTACAAGTCTCGTCTTccataaatgttttaatactGGACTTGACGTAAGtacacaaataattattaatatttttctaacaatAATATAACTCTGAAAATACTTACAACAATATTTCAAAGTAATTGAACACGATTTTATTATCAATGATATGCATACACATCGCTACACTTGTTCAGACATTCCATTAGATTGGACAGTTCAAAATCatactttttacataaaaataacaaccaAAACTATTATTcccttaaaaattattaatgtcaGAGAGAACATTCTTCACAATCAAactatttacatattaattaatgtttagaATCAAAGTTATCAACTCGTCTAAGTAAGGTGTACTCAAGAGCTATGTCACCTCCCCTTTATTGGTGTATGGGAGGTGGCCCACATATGTTTTGAACTGTGTGTACATAGTAATTTGCAGCACCAGACACAATTGTTAAATAACACATTTTAACCATCATGTTTTTGTCAAACTAGACTATTCAGTACAACGGGTAACATCATAACAATTTCTTGGAGAAAACCAGTAAACTAtctttaagtttaaaatgtaacaaaaaactattatCTTGCCCTGAATACTAACTActcaatatatattaatattgatgCAGCAGCAAAATATTTGACACTTGCAAGgcaataagtattaaaattttgagtgGTTTATAGTAACAAAAGGTAACAAAATAAGACATTTTATTGACACAAACTTGTCTCAGCAACTCATATATAGGTTGAGTTATATTTCCTGCATTCATTAGAAATAGATACttctaagtaattaaaattaaataactaagataagttattatttacaaaataactgTACAACATTCATGAATTTTCCGACTCTTTCATTGTACTAGTATGTAGTAGCTAATAGATATTCATTTATTGAGGCGCATCTGCAACTTTAGACTTTCCATTTAATTTGCCGAGTTGTCCTAACATTAGCACTGTGTTGATCAAATTTTCAGAATAAATGCGTTGGTTTGTTTCCATTCGTCTGAGTTTTTGAACCACATACTTGGAGAAAAATTCAAGTTCATGTTCATTTCCTGGGTTTGAATTAACTTTTGAAGGGGCATCGTCAAAACTTCTTTTACGCTTATTGCCCTTTGGGCTGTTCTGGACGGCTGAATTTCTTGGTTTACGTTTAGTTGTGTTAGCTGAACTTTCATTACTACTGGCACTGCTGACAAAAGCTAAATTAAGGTCCTCACCTAAGTCATGTGCTTCTTCCTCATTGAGTTGGATAGTCAAATCATCAGGGACAGTTACCATGGGCACATGATTATCCGAAAACAAGGGAGAAGGCAAGAAAGATACACGTTTACGGACTTTCACTCCAGAATTCTTTGGTTTGGTAGCTCTGGTGTCTTCACCTGTAGCGGCCACAGTATGCCTGCGGTTTGTTTTAAGGGCAGTTGTCTCTGAATTATGAAGACGGCTGCTGGATTGCTTATTGCTCCAGAAGTTAACCTTTATTTTAGGTTTTGGTTTTGATTTTGGCTCAGTTTTAGGCTTTGTCAACACTGTAGGGAATTTATAGCGCACATCATCATCTTCCACATTcactttttcagattttttcaACACTTTACCAGGGgctttgttattgttattgaaatattcaagatttattttgtatctgatattattatcatcatcagattgatatccattttttttcatggatgATTTGTCTGATGTCTTCATGCTTTTCACTTCTATTTCTTCTCTTCTTCAAATGTATTATAGTTATTGTATTgtcctgaaaaataaattactttattattttcttgaaattacaTTCTAAATATGCTGCGATCATAAAAttacagaataaaataattatgttgcCTTGAGTACATTATGTCAAATAAACATTAACAATAGGCGCAGTTTCCCGCCCAAAGTGCGCgaattaattttgatgtgTGACAAGCATTATGACTTAAATTGCAACTTAACTTTTAGGCTAATGCAAGTAGACCATGTTAAACAATGTTTTACTTTCGGCTTCTTACATTTGTAAAGCAATACTGCTAGcctttattcaatattttgcagataaaatattttaggttATAAGATTGGGCGCTATATTATAATTTCGGATTTGAAGGCCCAAGGGACATTTTAtagcaattttatatataatatcacacTAAGACCGTATAATTTTGGCTATTATGAGTTTAAGAGCTATTATTTCATAGGAAATATGTCTCGTCATCACCTATTCAAAAAATAGTCGTCGTATTACATAATATCAATGTTAGACACTGTATAACTTACCTTCACTAGtttttgatattatatttatcttgaAATTTCACTTTGCACCACATGGaactcaaaataaataataaaatgaatacaaACACGACACGCACACTTCACCGAGTAGTTTTCATGACGCAGAGTAGTTCTAAATTTGTCCGCAAGTTGGCAGGACAAGCGGCGCGGCTGTCTGTGCAGGACTGCGTGCGCGGGaatggaaaatttgaaaattaagtttatgtagttaggtatgtatgtatgcatacttatttatattattaactttgAGTAGCAATTATATGAAACTTTATACCGGAATTTCTATTAACTAAAATCAACCTtgcttatttacttaatttagaTAAGATTTTTTGTGGTGATAGTGCTAAtagaagtaggtacatattgaCGTTTTCTTTTACACTAAGTAGATACCGTAAAAACAGTAACAAACTCTAGGGTTGTTGACAAtcagaatatatttataaatccaaatttattaaacaaagagtcaatttttgtaattctttTTAATGTCAAAATCAAATGACTTTCGAGGAAATAAAAAGCCCACCTATGTAGCGGAAGCGATAGaacggctcgaccgccaccaaagggaagatcttccgccaggctaggtgttatgcctggggaaccgcggctccgacgatttATACTTCAAtgcaatccatgaaatctttgtaatcgcgatttagattcttatAGCACAAACAACATGATGTTTGggttcccgccaaaaagtCAAGCTTTAAGTAACAACTTGGTTTTTGATgtgacaacgtcttataaTTCGATTGAGTGCAGTCGGCACGCACGAAAAAACACGACTCGTGCGgcgttacctcgctctgaggcgttccaTGTAAGGCTTGAAGTGCAAGCCAGAGCGTGGAACGAGCGACAAAGAGGCACAATAGGCCTTCGCGTTCGGCAGCGTATACCTCCTTctctatatacctacatacaaatctattaaacaaatgaaattaaaattttcttttgaagaaTGCTACCATTCCATCAGTTTTTTCTTCagacgttgtcacgttcaactatcTATACCGAATTTACAGACAaccaattttttctttttagttttGCCTCCATTCAATACCTACTTTTGTGTTGCCGCAATTAAAGCAATAttgcaatttataaaaaaaaaaaaaattgactttACATACCGCATAACCGAAAAAACTAGATGCTAAAACTTTTCTAGTTTTGTTTCCATTCATCCCGTCTTACACCTAGGTGCAGACACTATTGGGTCTtgattaaacattaaaaatcgTGGTCTATTGTTTGGTAGGTGGATAGGTGTACCTACTATACTTAGGTATctccacaaaaaatatttataaattattttttggccAAAACTAATACATTAGTTTATTGAGGTGATCCAAAAGTGATCCCAAACAGAGATCAGGGTTGACAGATATGTTTGAAtaaccttttatttttcagatacttaagtaagtacctactcatTTTGAtcgtattttagtttttacatttcaaaaaataattcatgtgGCAGCTTATTTAGAATTTGACACTCTTTCTCCACTCTTTGTCTTGcccatacttacatacatacatatggtcacgtctatatcccttgcggggtagacagagccaacagtcttgaaaggactgaatggccacgttcagctatttggcttaatgatagaattgagattcaaatagtacctaacaggttgctagcgcatcgcctaaaacataatcccaagtttgtaagcctattccttggtcgccttttacgacatccatgggaaagagatggagtggtcctattctttttttcattggtgatgggaaccacacggtcttGTCCATGAATATCGACTAAGAGAATTTTAGGCACATCATCTAGTGGAAGTGGAAGCTTTTCCAAGGAAAGAATGCTtctggtagcgaagaaaaaaaaagcgcAGCCaacgcagattgtaaaagccaattcagggataggctaattcttcttttaagcgatgggctagcaatctatcTCAATTTCGTCATTAAGCAATACATTGAGATCTAATTTCGTCATTGAGAcacaatttattaagattgtttgctctgtctacctcgtaagggataaaagcCTACATAATGCTATACGTTTATAATACAATAGAATCTACTTAGGGATTTTAGAGCTTTGCTTTGCTTTAATACTTCACTGAGACTAACTTATACAACCACCTACAACACTGTAAGTAACAGATGTAAAAAACTGATTGGGTAAAACTATaagttaaatgtaaaaaaaaatgaattatgaTTAGGTAGGATAAAGTTAGGATACTCTATTCACATCCACCAAACTTCCGTATTTATCTTAAGTGAAGAAGCTTaacaactaaataaataccaaCATATTCTACACCGCTTCGAATATGTACTTACCGCTTTATATGTAACTATCAGTAATCGTTtttgagtaggtacctatagtaATTTAGCTCTTGACCGTATTatgataggtacttatttaaaaaagtaaaatgacTAAATCTCCCTTATAGGCGGTTCTGTGGCTTTTCTTTATTAGtctactagcgacccgccccggcttcgcacgggtgcaaaattataaatattattatacataaaaaccttcctctagaatcactctacctgttacaaaaaaccgcatcaaaatccgttgcgtaattttaaagatttaagcatacagacaaacagactaaaatagcgactttgttttatactatgtagtgattacttattttcagttatggctaatattttttaaggcaACTATCTCGTGTGTTATGATGTGAAAGTGTTTTGTATGTCTTATGGAGAAGgatataaagtaatttttagtttcattgaaaaatatgaaacggACTTATAACCGATAAATTTACCACTTTAACGAGACCTAATCTTTAAAGAATAACGTTTCTACAGGAATTAACATATGGAAAGGTGTCTAACAAGCAATTACCTATTTGTTGTGTAAGCCTTGCTAAGATTACTTAATAACCACTAAGTATGACGTagataaaagaaacatttcttatttaactgttatgtttattatcaTACTATTTCAATGGGAAgccccaaaataaatataaaacattcgttaaattttgttaaaaaatcgAAGACTGAATGCATatacacaataataatatatacatggACACTCACCATGTGATTTTTCATTGAGATCCAGCCCATCTTGGCAcggtactttatttttcttttattatccGTGATTAGAGCCTTTACTTCCACGGTTTATTCAGAAATCGGACGGAAATACACGATTTATCAGTTTTCAGCTATTTTGAAAGCTGAAAAGATCTTAGCGACACGAATACGAGGTTATGTCGGTCCACGAGAACTCCTCTCGCACTGAGGTGGGAGGCTGTGCGCAATGCGACACTGCTCACatcaaaacattaaatttattgtcgGTGCAACATAAATATTGAATGCCCCATTTGAGGCTATGCATTAATATTTGATatactaaaaatatgtttggtACGAAATAAATGATATGGGCTATTTTATatggtaaattatttttctagataAATTGTGACTAAAAAATACTGTAAATGTTAATTTGCTATGAAATATCATGAATAAGATGGCTATGCATTTGCGCAACCAGTGAGAAAACTACCAACTACATAAGTTTTTAGCAGTGAATCATGCTTTGACATACCTTCAACACTCCGGTAAGTAACTATTTTGAAAAGAGAACGGAGGGAATATTCAAAACTATTGATTTGGGTTGAGACGTCTACTTCGCATGTGCAGAATAGCCGTGTCGAATAGAAACAGCTCTCCACCAATAAGAGCGGTTGTCTTGGAGTGGATAATCACAGGTGTTGTTTACATACACTCAAAAGAAGAGCGCCTCGTTTCTATACAAGTTCAAGGTGTCATCTACATCCACTAGAACAATTCGTTTCACACGGGTAGgtgtcacatacatacatttatacctacataggtatattCCTGTGTACATTTAGTAAATGTTCGTTAGTTTGTTGGGAGGTAATTGagttcatttaatatttataggtactattttaagtaaattaattattaaagaaaacataaattagatACTCTTTTTTTGGGATATTGTGATCTAGAGAAACAATCCGtacatgtttttataaatttattttagtatttcagaaagatttttaataaactttaagGTACCATACCTACCTATCTTCTTGAAAACTTGTGTTGTATACCTAGGGAGGTAAGTAGACCTGCACAGACTATCCATATATTTTGtgtgattaatttttaatccacagaaaattaagtaggtattatctTGTTTGTACACGTTGCAGTACTGAAAAGTCAAAACTAACTTACCTGAGCTCTTACGGCCGCAAGATGGAGCTGTGTGGCCCTGTAGTCGTACTTCTTGATAGATATCTCCTCCTGCACAATAACATTGCATTGTTATCCCAAGAAATATTACAGAATATTCTACTTTTATGgcgacataaaaataatatcttgtattgtaatttatacAATATCCGCCATCATAGCCCCgtcataaacattttttcaattattttattaaccttGGTGACAATCCCTACCTATGAATACCTATATGTTAGATACTTTTGTTAAGgaacttatttttttccttaattttaaattgtgttaAGAAGTATAAAGAACCTAAACAGTAaccgtggcaagtgaaaagacgtttctgcctacccctttgaGGATGACGGGTggttttaagtacctatatatattgCGTAGagttgtatattattttgttcaaaGGCCACAGATAGATGGCTCTTCAGATCGCAGTAGAATATAAGCATTGAACAAAGTATTGCGTAACTGCTCAAGCTCTACCTAGATGTCGCTATTTGCTTCGTAAATAACCGTTTAAGCTGTTAATTCTGGTACTATGTAGGTACAGTTTATATCTATAGTAGAGGCATTATTCTTTTTCAGTTGctaatatttttgtagtagAATTAGACATGCGTCATTTGTACCGTTACTTTGGACTACTTcatctcccatggatgttgtaaaagacggCTAAGGGAATAAGAGCACATTCAAACTGCCGAGAACaacacgaaaaaaaaaattcgttattgtaataaaaaaagcttttgtattattttaaaacatactaGTGTTCTATGCTATATTTATTCGCATATTCTGAAAAGATTATTCTACTTTTCTCATTAAAATCTCCAAAACCGTAGTTGGAAATAATCGAAGTAGGTAGATACCTTTCTACGATAAAACTCTTTTTGATGTAacgatacaaataaaattcgtAAATTAGTGGTAGTCATTGATTCCGATTGAAAGGATACTTAGTTTATTTGAGTACCCATAGCAGACCAGGCGGAAAACTTTAATGATGCTGGCCCGGTAAACGTTGCTTGCGTtttgaaactaaaaatttgaattttacgtAATTTTACGTAAACTTCGACGAAATGTTTCGAACTTTTGATATGTTCGATAcattatcataaataaatgaatatatacaggacatatcatattaacttaaaaacatACGTTAGTATCGAAATTTCGAGAAAATTAATAGagtttgtaataatatatttattcgtTAGAGCCAATATGGGGCGAACgtgtgtaagtatttttattaattgaggGGA encodes the following:
- the LOC106133797 gene encoding uncharacterized protein LOC106133797, with the translated sequence MKTSDKSSMKKNGYQSDDDNNIRYKINLEYFNNNNKAPGKVLKKSEKVNVEDDDVRYKFPTVLTKPKTEPKSKPKPKIKVNFWSNKQSSSRLHNSETTALKTNRRHTVAATGEDTRATKPKNSGVKVRKRVSFLPSPLFSDNHVPMVTVPDDLTIQLNEEEAHDLGEDLNLAFVSSASSNESSANTTKRKPRNSAVQNSPKGNKRKRSFDDAPSKVNSNPGNEHELEFFSKYVVQKLRRMETNQRIYSENLINTVLMLGQLGKLNGKSKVADAPQ